A portion of the Panthera tigris isolate Pti1 chromosome E1, P.tigris_Pti1_mat1.1, whole genome shotgun sequence genome contains these proteins:
- the LOC122233787 gene encoding RAD52 motif-containing protein 1-like isoform X8, translated as MAELVSFTVPTESDKTLLVWELSSGPTAEALHHSLFAVFSQFGLLYSVRVFPNAAVARPGFYAVIKFYSARDAHRAQKACDQKQLFQNSPVKVRLGTKHKAVQHQALALNSSQCQELANYYFGFNGWSKRIIKLQDLSDLEERANEDTVPPLQKQSLKFFCALEVVLPSYECRSPGAGMAEETLDDLEEGPLSFLMKRRTTQKLAIQKAVSDAFQKLLIVILESGKIAVEYRPCEEITDASTEDELQDLIQVSYFSWKRYGQGEEERLSDLSLEEQEFKLLELD; from the exons ATGGCGGAATTGGTCTCTTTTACGGTTCCCACCGAGAGTGACAAAACCTTGCTGGTGTGGGAGCTGAGTTCTGGACCCACGGCCGAGGCCTTGCAT CATTCTCTGTTCGCAGTATTCTCCCAGTTTGGCCTTCTGTATTCGGTCCGAGTCTTCCCGAACGCTGCAGTGGCCCGTCCTGGTTTCTACGCCGTCATCAAGTTTTACTCAGCAAGGGATGCTCACAGAGCCCAAAAGGCATGCGACCAGAAGCAGCTTTttcagaattctccagtgaag GTTCGTCTTGGCACCAAACATAAGGCGGTTCAACATCAGGCCCTTGCCCTCAACAGCTCCCAGTGCCAAGAACTGGCAAATTATTACTTTGGTTTCAATGGATGGTCAAAAAGGATCATCAAG CTTCAGGATCTTTCTGACCTTGAAGAAAGGGCAAATGAAGATACTGTGCCACCACttcagaagcagagcctgaaatTCTTCTGTGCTTTAGAGGTGGTGTTGCCATCCTATGAGTGCCGGAGTCCCGGAGCTGGCATGGCCGAGGAGACTTTGGATGACCTGGAGGAAG GGCCATTATCATTTCTTATGAAAAGGAGGACAACCCAGAAGCTTGCTATTCAGAAGGCTGTGTCAGATGCATTCCAGAAGCTGTTGATTGTGATTTTAG AAAGTGGTAAAATAGCTGTGGAATACAGACCCTGTGAAGAGATCACAGATGCCAGTACTGAAGACGAGCTGCAGGATTTAATTCAA GTCAGCTACTTTTCTTGGAAGCGGTATGGCCAGGGGGAGGAAGAACGTCTCTCGGATTTAAGCCTTGAAGAGCAAGAGTTCAAATTGCTAGAGCTGGactag
- the LOC122233787 gene encoding RAD52 motif-containing protein 1-like isoform X3: MLLESRDFKGKSFQRNEKCFGLRVQEGLGNRRQFCLLGVKFHALTWRGTTPQHSLFAVFSQFGLLYSVRVFPNAAVARPGFYAVIKFYSARDAHRAQKACDQKQLFQNSPVKVRLGTKHKAVQHQALALNSSQCQELANYYFGFNGWSKRIIKLQDLSDLEERANEDTVPPLQKQSLKFFCALEVVLPSYECRSPGAGMAEETLDDLEEGPLSFLMKRRTTQKLAIQKAVSDAFQKLLIVILESGKIAVEYRPCEEITDASTEDELQDLIQVSYFSWKRYGQGEEERLSDLSLEEQEFKLLELD; encoded by the exons ATGCTTCTCGAATCCCGGGATTTCAAAGGGAAATCTTTTCAACGAAACGAGAAGTGCTTTGGGTTGCGTGTGCAGGAGGGCTTAGGGAATAGAAGGCAGTTTTGTTTGCTGGGCGTGAAATTTCATGCACTTACTTGGCGTGGGACCACCCCACAGCATTCTCTGTTCGCAGTATTCTCCCAGTTTGGCCTTCTGTATTCGGTCCGAGTCTTCCCGAACGCTGCAGTGGCCCGTCCTGGTTTCTACGCCGTCATCAAGTTTTACTCAGCAAGGGATGCTCACAGAGCCCAAAAGGCATGCGACCAGAAGCAGCTTTttcagaattctccagtgaag GTTCGTCTTGGCACCAAACATAAGGCGGTTCAACATCAGGCCCTTGCCCTCAACAGCTCCCAGTGCCAAGAACTGGCAAATTATTACTTTGGTTTCAATGGATGGTCAAAAAGGATCATCAAG CTTCAGGATCTTTCTGACCTTGAAGAAAGGGCAAATGAAGATACTGTGCCACCACttcagaagcagagcctgaaatTCTTCTGTGCTTTAGAGGTGGTGTTGCCATCCTATGAGTGCCGGAGTCCCGGAGCTGGCATGGCCGAGGAGACTTTGGATGACCTGGAGGAAG GGCCATTATCATTTCTTATGAAAAGGAGGACAACCCAGAAGCTTGCTATTCAGAAGGCTGTGTCAGATGCATTCCAGAAGCTGTTGATTGTGATTTTAG AAAGTGGTAAAATAGCTGTGGAATACAGACCCTGTGAAGAGATCACAGATGCCAGTACTGAAGACGAGCTGCAGGATTTAATTCAA GTCAGCTACTTTTCTTGGAAGCGGTATGGCCAGGGGGAGGAAGAACGTCTCTCGGATTTAAGCCTTGAAGAGCAAGAGTTCAAATTGCTAGAGCTGGactag
- the LOC122233787 gene encoding RAD52 motif-containing protein 1-like isoform X6: MLLESRDFKGKSFQRNEKCFGLRVQEGLGNRRQFCLLGVKFHALTWRGTTPQHSLFAVFSQFGLLYSVRVFPNAAVARPGFYAVIKFYSARDAHRAQKACDQKQLFQNSPVKVRLGTKHKAVQHQALALNSSQCQELANYYFGFNGWSKRIIKLQDLSDLEERANEDTVPPLQKQSLKFFCALEVVLPSYECRSPGAGMAEETLDDLEEGPLSFLMKRRTTQKLAIQKAVSDAFQKLLIVILGQLLFLEAVWPGGGRTSLGFKP; the protein is encoded by the exons ATGCTTCTCGAATCCCGGGATTTCAAAGGGAAATCTTTTCAACGAAACGAGAAGTGCTTTGGGTTGCGTGTGCAGGAGGGCTTAGGGAATAGAAGGCAGTTTTGTTTGCTGGGCGTGAAATTTCATGCACTTACTTGGCGTGGGACCACCCCACAGCATTCTCTGTTCGCAGTATTCTCCCAGTTTGGCCTTCTGTATTCGGTCCGAGTCTTCCCGAACGCTGCAGTGGCCCGTCCTGGTTTCTACGCCGTCATCAAGTTTTACTCAGCAAGGGATGCTCACAGAGCCCAAAAGGCATGCGACCAGAAGCAGCTTTttcagaattctccagtgaag GTTCGTCTTGGCACCAAACATAAGGCGGTTCAACATCAGGCCCTTGCCCTCAACAGCTCCCAGTGCCAAGAACTGGCAAATTATTACTTTGGTTTCAATGGATGGTCAAAAAGGATCATCAAG CTTCAGGATCTTTCTGACCTTGAAGAAAGGGCAAATGAAGATACTGTGCCACCACttcagaagcagagcctgaaatTCTTCTGTGCTTTAGAGGTGGTGTTGCCATCCTATGAGTGCCGGAGTCCCGGAGCTGGCATGGCCGAGGAGACTTTGGATGACCTGGAGGAAG GGCCATTATCATTTCTTATGAAAAGGAGGACAACCCAGAAGCTTGCTATTCAGAAGGCTGTGTCAGATGCATTCCAGAAGCTGTTGATTGTGATTTTAG GTCAGCTACTTTTCTTGGAAGCGGTATGGCCAGGGGGAGGAAGAACGTCTCTCGGATTTAAGCCTTGA
- the LOC122233787 gene encoding RAD52 motif-containing protein 1-like isoform X4 encodes MLLESRDFKGKSFQRNEKCFGLRVQEGLGNRRQFCLLGVKFHALTWRGTTPQHSLFAVFSQFGLLYSVRVFPNAAVARPGFYAVIKFYSARDAHRAQKACDQKQLFQNSPVKVRLGTKHKAVQHQALALNSSQCQELANYYFGFNGWSKRIIKLQDLSDLEERANEDTVPPLQKQSLKFFCALEVVLPSYECRSPGAGMAEETLDDLEEGPLSFLMKRRTTQKLAIQKAVSDAFQKLLIVILESGKIAVEYRPCEEITDASTEDELQDLIQTSSLTPGLPHTVLSLGPTQE; translated from the exons ATGCTTCTCGAATCCCGGGATTTCAAAGGGAAATCTTTTCAACGAAACGAGAAGTGCTTTGGGTTGCGTGTGCAGGAGGGCTTAGGGAATAGAAGGCAGTTTTGTTTGCTGGGCGTGAAATTTCATGCACTTACTTGGCGTGGGACCACCCCACAGCATTCTCTGTTCGCAGTATTCTCCCAGTTTGGCCTTCTGTATTCGGTCCGAGTCTTCCCGAACGCTGCAGTGGCCCGTCCTGGTTTCTACGCCGTCATCAAGTTTTACTCAGCAAGGGATGCTCACAGAGCCCAAAAGGCATGCGACCAGAAGCAGCTTTttcagaattctccagtgaag GTTCGTCTTGGCACCAAACATAAGGCGGTTCAACATCAGGCCCTTGCCCTCAACAGCTCCCAGTGCCAAGAACTGGCAAATTATTACTTTGGTTTCAATGGATGGTCAAAAAGGATCATCAAG CTTCAGGATCTTTCTGACCTTGAAGAAAGGGCAAATGAAGATACTGTGCCACCACttcagaagcagagcctgaaatTCTTCTGTGCTTTAGAGGTGGTGTTGCCATCCTATGAGTGCCGGAGTCCCGGAGCTGGCATGGCCGAGGAGACTTTGGATGACCTGGAGGAAG GGCCATTATCATTTCTTATGAAAAGGAGGACAACCCAGAAGCTTGCTATTCAGAAGGCTGTGTCAGATGCATTCCAGAAGCTGTTGATTGTGATTTTAG AAAGTGGTAAAATAGCTGTGGAATACAGACCCTGTGAAGAGATCACAGATGCCAGTACTGAAGACGAGCTGCAGGATTTAATTCAA
- the LOC122233787 gene encoding RAD52 motif-containing protein 1-like isoform X5 — MLLESRDFKGKSFQRNEKCFGLRVQEGLGNRRQFCLLGVKFHALTWRGTTPQHSLFAVFSQFGLLYSVRVFPNAAVARPGFYAVIKFYSARDAHRAQKACDQKQLFQNSPVKVRLGTKHKAVQHQALALNSSQCQELANYYFGFNGWSKRIIKLQDLSDLEERANEDTVPPLQKQSLKFFCALEVVLPSYECRSPGAGMAEETLDDLEEGPLSFLMKRRTTQKLAIQKAVSDAFQKLLIVILESGKIAVEYRPCEEITDASTEDELQDLIQKFPRKLYFSH; from the exons ATGCTTCTCGAATCCCGGGATTTCAAAGGGAAATCTTTTCAACGAAACGAGAAGTGCTTTGGGTTGCGTGTGCAGGAGGGCTTAGGGAATAGAAGGCAGTTTTGTTTGCTGGGCGTGAAATTTCATGCACTTACTTGGCGTGGGACCACCCCACAGCATTCTCTGTTCGCAGTATTCTCCCAGTTTGGCCTTCTGTATTCGGTCCGAGTCTTCCCGAACGCTGCAGTGGCCCGTCCTGGTTTCTACGCCGTCATCAAGTTTTACTCAGCAAGGGATGCTCACAGAGCCCAAAAGGCATGCGACCAGAAGCAGCTTTttcagaattctccagtgaag GTTCGTCTTGGCACCAAACATAAGGCGGTTCAACATCAGGCCCTTGCCCTCAACAGCTCCCAGTGCCAAGAACTGGCAAATTATTACTTTGGTTTCAATGGATGGTCAAAAAGGATCATCAAG CTTCAGGATCTTTCTGACCTTGAAGAAAGGGCAAATGAAGATACTGTGCCACCACttcagaagcagagcctgaaatTCTTCTGTGCTTTAGAGGTGGTGTTGCCATCCTATGAGTGCCGGAGTCCCGGAGCTGGCATGGCCGAGGAGACTTTGGATGACCTGGAGGAAG GGCCATTATCATTTCTTATGAAAAGGAGGACAACCCAGAAGCTTGCTATTCAGAAGGCTGTGTCAGATGCATTCCAGAAGCTGTTGATTGTGATTTTAG AAAGTGGTAAAATAGCTGTGGAATACAGACCCTGTGAAGAGATCACAGATGCCAGTACTGAAGACGAGCTGCAGGATTTAATTCAA
- the LOC122233787 gene encoding RAD52 motif-containing protein 1-like isoform X7 encodes MLLESRDFKGKSFQRNEKCFGLRVQEGLGNRRQFCLLGVKFHALTWRGTTPQHSLFAVFSQFGLLYSVRVFPNAAVARPGFYAVIKFYSARDAHRAQKACDQKQLFQNSPVKVRLGTKHKAVQHQALALNSSQCQELANYYFGFNGWSKRIIKLQDLSDLEERANEDTVPPLQKQSLKFFCALEVVLPSYECRSPGAGMAEETLDDLEEGPLSFLMKRRTTQKLAIQKAVSDAFQKLLIVILGSSWHQT; translated from the exons ATGCTTCTCGAATCCCGGGATTTCAAAGGGAAATCTTTTCAACGAAACGAGAAGTGCTTTGGGTTGCGTGTGCAGGAGGGCTTAGGGAATAGAAGGCAGTTTTGTTTGCTGGGCGTGAAATTTCATGCACTTACTTGGCGTGGGACCACCCCACAGCATTCTCTGTTCGCAGTATTCTCCCAGTTTGGCCTTCTGTATTCGGTCCGAGTCTTCCCGAACGCTGCAGTGGCCCGTCCTGGTTTCTACGCCGTCATCAAGTTTTACTCAGCAAGGGATGCTCACAGAGCCCAAAAGGCATGCGACCAGAAGCAGCTTTttcagaattctccagtgaag GTTCGTCTTGGCACCAAACATAAGGCGGTTCAACATCAGGCCCTTGCCCTCAACAGCTCCCAGTGCCAAGAACTGGCAAATTATTACTTTGGTTTCAATGGATGGTCAAAAAGGATCATCAAG CTTCAGGATCTTTCTGACCTTGAAGAAAGGGCAAATGAAGATACTGTGCCACCACttcagaagcagagcctgaaatTCTTCTGTGCTTTAGAGGTGGTGTTGCCATCCTATGAGTGCCGGAGTCCCGGAGCTGGCATGGCCGAGGAGACTTTGGATGACCTGGAGGAAG GGCCATTATCATTTCTTATGAAAAGGAGGACAACCCAGAAGCTTGCTATTCAGAAGGCTGTGTCAGATGCATTCCAGAAGCTGTTGATTGTGATTTTAG
- the LYZL6 gene encoding lysozyme-like protein 6 gives MMRMLLMSLVSCLVAINEAKLISRCDLARVLHKEDLDGFEGYSLSDWLCLAFVESNFNLSKVNENADGSFDYGVFQINSHYWCNDHKSHSENICHEDCKELLSPDLLSTINCVKKIVSGAGGMKNWVAWRLHCAGRPLSYWMTGCHKE, from the exons ATGATGAGGATGCTACTCATGTCCTTGGTCAGCTGCCTCGTTGCCATAAATGAGGCCAAGCTCATCAGTCGCTGTGACTTGGCCAGAGTGCTGCACAAGGAGGATCTGGATGGGTTTGAGGGCTACTCCCTGAGTGACT GGCTGTGCCTGGCTTTTGTGGAGAGCAACTTCAACCTATCAAAGGTAAATGAAAATGCAGACGGCAGCTTCGACTATGGCGTCTTCCAGATCAACAGCCACTATTGGTGCAATGATCACAAGAGTCACTCGGAAAACATTTGCCACGAGGACTGCAAAG aACTGCTGAGCCCCGATCTTCTCTCAACCATCAACTGTGTGAAAAAGATTGTGTCTGGAGCAGGGGGAATGAAGAACTG GGTGGCATGGAGGTTGCACTGTGCGGGCCGGCCACTCTCCTACTGGATGACGGGGTGTCACAAGGAATGA